A single window of Novipirellula aureliae DNA harbors:
- the ispG gene encoding (E)-4-hydroxy-3-methylbut-2-enyl-diphosphate synthase: protein MLAFMTIERNETRPVRIGSVHIGSRHPIAVQSMTATKTQDIDATVAQSEALRVRGAGVVRIAVDSEKDAAALAEIRKQTTANLAVDLQENFRLAQLVAPFVDKIRYNPGHLYHHQRDKSWQEKVGFIINQAKEHDCAIRIGVNCGSVDPEKKEKYDPSDSITPMLESALEHCEFVDSLGFDRYVVSLKDSDPRHVIEVNKRFAQRRPDVPLHLGVTEAGMPPDGIVKTRIAFEQLIGKGIGDTVRVSLTLPNDRKPEEIAAGKSIIEDIYAGRVRSVVVFDDTKLNIISCPSCSRVENEAFIDLAANVKEMTEYAKDYAITIAVMGCRVNGPGETDDADLGLWCGPTKVNLKRGTEALGAFGYDEILPKLQQELDAIIEAKR from the coding sequence ATATTGGCATTCATGACTATCGAGAGAAACGAAACGCGTCCCGTTCGCATTGGAAGTGTACACATTGGTTCCAGGCACCCAATAGCTGTACAAAGTATGACAGCCACAAAGACGCAAGATATTGACGCCACGGTTGCTCAATCAGAAGCCCTTCGCGTTCGTGGTGCTGGGGTGGTCCGCATTGCAGTTGACAGTGAAAAAGATGCTGCCGCTCTTGCTGAAATTCGCAAACAAACCACGGCCAACCTAGCCGTTGATCTGCAGGAAAATTTTCGCCTAGCCCAGCTTGTGGCACCGTTTGTCGATAAAATACGTTACAACCCAGGGCATTTGTATCATCATCAACGCGACAAATCATGGCAAGAAAAGGTCGGCTTCATTATCAACCAAGCGAAGGAGCATGATTGTGCGATTCGCATCGGAGTGAACTGTGGAAGCGTCGATCCAGAGAAAAAAGAGAAATACGACCCCAGTGATTCGATCACGCCAATGCTCGAAAGCGCACTGGAGCATTGTGAGTTTGTCGACTCGCTTGGCTTTGATCGCTACGTCGTTTCACTGAAAGACAGCGATCCGCGTCACGTGATCGAAGTCAACAAACGATTTGCTCAGCGGCGGCCCGATGTTCCTCTACACCTCGGCGTCACCGAAGCCGGGATGCCGCCCGATGGAATCGTCAAAACGCGAATCGCGTTCGAGCAATTGATTGGCAAAGGTATTGGCGATACCGTCCGCGTTTCACTGACTCTTCCCAATGATCGAAAACCCGAAGAGATTGCTGCTGGCAAATCGATCATCGAAGATATTTATGCGGGACGTGTTCGCTCGGTGGTCGTGTTTGATGACACGAAACTGAATATCATCAGTTGCCCAAGTTGCTCGCGAGTGGAGAACGAAGCGTTCATCGATCTGGCTGCCAATGTCAAAGAGATGACCGAGTATGCAAAGGATTACGCGATCACGATTGCCGTGATGGGATGCCGGGTCAACGGCCCTGGAGAAACGGACGACGCGGATCTTGGTTTGTGGTGCGGTCCGACCAAAGTGAATCTGAAACGCGGTACCGAGGCACTCGGTGCGTTTGGATACGATGAAATTCTGCCGAAGTTGCAACAGGAACTAGACGCCATCATTGAGGCAAAGAGGTAG
- a CDS encoding ion transporter, protein MSQRPLSSPWRQQMYDVIFEAETPAGRWFDIGLLVAILASIFFVSLETVEGFKRNQQPAIYYAEWGLTVLFSIEYVLRLICSRHPLRYAFSFWGVIDLLSVVPGYLEIVIGNSSRSLMTLRSIRLLRVFRVMKLWRMMNEADELSTAIWRARNKIVVFLAVILVAVTISGSLMYHVETLTFNVDPDTGVTPDTQFTSIPQAMYWATVTMTTVGYGDVVPRTVIGKFISAALILLGYSLIIVPTGFVSAEIVGAKVNGLKSRRICQTCETSDHPDEARYCYRCGTPLGEFEESEAVNEG, encoded by the coding sequence ATGAGCCAAAGACCGCTCTCGTCGCCGTGGCGGCAGCAGATGTATGACGTCATTTTCGAAGCGGAAACCCCCGCGGGACGATGGTTCGACATCGGTTTGCTCGTCGCGATCCTGGCGAGCATCTTTTTCGTTTCTCTCGAAACCGTTGAAGGATTTAAGCGGAATCAACAACCGGCGATCTATTATGCCGAGTGGGGGTTGACCGTCTTGTTTTCGATCGAGTACGTGCTCCGACTCATCTGTTCGCGGCACCCACTGCGATACGCCTTTAGTTTTTGGGGGGTTATCGATCTGCTAAGCGTCGTCCCTGGCTACTTGGAAATTGTCATTGGCAACTCGTCGCGATCGCTGATGACGCTCCGGAGCATCCGTTTGCTTCGAGTTTTCCGAGTCATGAAGCTGTGGCGGATGATGAACGAGGCGGACGAATTGTCGACAGCGATCTGGAGGGCAAGAAACAAAATCGTGGTTTTTTTGGCCGTGATTTTGGTTGCCGTCACCATTAGCGGATCGCTGATGTACCACGTCGAGACGTTGACGTTTAATGTTGACCCGGATACCGGCGTCACACCAGATACGCAGTTTACGTCGATTCCTCAGGCGATGTACTGGGCCACCGTGACGATGACAACCGTTGGCTACGGAGATGTTGTGCCTAGGACCGTAATCGGTAAGTTTATATCCGCTGCCTTGATACTGCTTGGTTACAGTTTGATCATCGTGCCCACGGGGTTTGTCAGTGCGGAAATTGTTGGGGCCAAAGTAAACGGGCTGAAATCGCGGCGAATCTGCCAAACCTGTGAAACGTCCGATCACCCTGATGAAGCACGCTACTGCTACCGATGTGGCACACCGTTGGGAGAGTTTGAAGAAAGCGAAGCTGTCAATGAAGGCTAG
- a CDS encoding tetratricopeptide repeat protein, with amino-acid sequence MNKQLMDRSRILRAANAAFIKNLCVSLAVFSFVLSFENMVAKAHPAEESTTVVDSDTEMNADDQQTSESGTTESGTVDTTQPSPTFTPDPGQADFDEAVLARIDAETPQQLEAVSMLLESALAKGLNQENTAFAKKILGSVLLQRSQQLAAVMTRVRGRRQLELRDEALKVLEKAVENDPTLVEGHLLIARLNLVLDGDRGRVTEATTKAIELLGDEPEQQSGAYLLRALTQESDDKKLEDLDSAIEADATNIEALQARAALRMQKDDVDGAIADLEQILIEQPGNQLIAQAAVNELIDRERMDDALALVSKSLEAKPSEGMYRIRAILYRMQGKEDEALADLNKALAMQPKDPVSLLQRAGIALSRGDVKGAKQDLRAAIRIAPQIAEADQTVFVRCLIAVEEGRLADAINDMKLLAARDPASIERQLQLANLYLRDDRPRKAIETLTGVLDRDPNNAAIYRSRADALLSVGDHKEAIADYERAMELADESNVDLAGILNNLAWVLATSPTDEIRDGKRAVELGLRACELTEYKQAHILSTLAAGYAETGDFEKAIEWSSKAVEMADEDDDEQLDQLKDEVKSYQENKPWREVQEVKENEVPILAPEDLIDT; translated from the coding sequence ACCGAAATGAACGCTGACGATCAGCAGACCAGCGAGAGCGGCACAACGGAATCAGGCACGGTCGATACGACCCAACCGTCGCCAACCTTCACGCCCGATCCGGGCCAGGCAGATTTTGACGAAGCGGTTTTGGCACGCATTGATGCCGAAACGCCTCAGCAACTCGAAGCGGTTTCGATGTTGCTCGAATCGGCTCTCGCCAAAGGACTCAACCAAGAGAACACGGCATTTGCCAAGAAGATTCTCGGTAGTGTGTTGTTGCAGCGAAGCCAACAATTGGCTGCCGTGATGACGCGAGTCCGCGGGCGACGGCAACTCGAATTGCGCGACGAAGCGTTGAAAGTGTTGGAAAAAGCGGTTGAAAATGATCCGACGTTGGTCGAGGGTCATTTGTTGATTGCTCGTCTGAACCTAGTGCTCGACGGCGACCGCGGTCGTGTTACCGAGGCGACGACCAAGGCGATTGAGCTGCTTGGTGACGAACCGGAACAGCAAAGTGGAGCCTATTTGCTACGTGCCCTGACGCAAGAATCGGACGACAAGAAACTGGAGGATCTCGATTCTGCCATCGAAGCGGATGCGACCAACATTGAAGCATTGCAAGCGCGGGCGGCGCTTCGAATGCAGAAAGATGATGTCGACGGAGCGATCGCCGACCTCGAGCAAATTCTAATCGAACAACCGGGGAACCAGTTGATCGCTCAAGCCGCCGTGAACGAATTGATCGACCGCGAACGGATGGACGATGCATTGGCGCTCGTAAGCAAATCTTTGGAAGCGAAGCCGAGCGAAGGCATGTATCGTATCCGCGCGATTTTGTACCGGATGCAGGGAAAAGAGGACGAAGCGCTTGCGGATCTTAACAAAGCGTTGGCGATGCAGCCCAAAGATCCTGTTTCGCTGTTACAACGAGCTGGAATCGCATTGTCACGCGGCGACGTGAAAGGGGCCAAACAAGACCTTCGTGCGGCGATTCGAATTGCACCGCAGATCGCCGAGGCGGATCAAACCGTCTTTGTTCGCTGTTTAATCGCGGTGGAGGAAGGCCGGCTTGCCGATGCGATCAATGATATGAAGTTGCTTGCCGCCCGCGATCCTGCCAGTATCGAGCGACAATTGCAACTTGCCAATCTGTACCTCCGAGACGATCGGCCTCGTAAAGCAATCGAAACGCTCACAGGCGTCCTCGATCGTGATCCAAATAACGCCGCAATCTACCGTTCGCGAGCCGATGCGTTGCTAAGCGTTGGCGACCATAAAGAAGCGATTGCGGACTACGAACGTGCTATGGAACTTGCGGATGAAAGCAATGTTGATTTGGCAGGAATCCTAAACAATTTGGCATGGGTCTTAGCAACCTCGCCAACCGATGAGATTCGTGATGGGAAGCGAGCGGTCGAATTGGGACTGCGTGCCTGCGAATTGACCGAGTACAAACAGGCACACATTCTCAGCACGTTGGCGGCCGGATACGCCGAAACGGGTGACTTCGAAAAAGCGATCGAATGGAGTAGCAAAGCCGTCGAAATGGCGGATGAAGACGATGACGAACAACTCGACCAATTGAAAGACGAGGTGAAAAGCTATCAGGAAAACAAACCTTGGCGTGAAGTTCAAGAGGTCAAAGAGAACGAGGTCCCAATTTTGGCACCGGAAGACCTGATCGACACCTGA